One window from the genome of Oryza glaberrima chromosome 3, OglaRS2, whole genome shotgun sequence encodes:
- the LOC127765288 gene encoding uncharacterized protein LOC127765288, giving the protein MGVPSAPAPDAHRRGVFLLSVGAGGGGAGTAVVEVEVEHPHSLSLSPPPMSSCGRYILHRVCRFDTLAGVAIKYGVEVADVKRVNGLTTDLQMFAHKTLRIPLPGRHPPAATATATATATTPSHPPPSSSPAATHRPREWATRRPPKNSALDPLLKPPRSTVAPSMDLLQNYYGLARPPKGDPENEGTEMATYSIGQHTKARSLSTGFSLVNGEVDDAEKPIRRRQKSDAEFSTREGNSGGVLMKAGPGLALRPKSGSRPEINNSQQDLVATAVPSYGDGLQAVRKSSSTPEFQDSDNSIASVWLKSKWNLKPDAFTLPLPILLLDSIPKPIFDTFPKQIAAWRNKAARD; this is encoded by the exons ATGGGCGTCCcctccgcgcccgcgcccgacgcccaccgccgcggcgtcttcctcctctccgtcggtgctggtggcggcggcgccgggactGCGGTGGTGGAGGTCGAGGTGGAGCACCCGCActcgctctccctctcgccgccgcccatgtcGTCCTGCGGCCGCTACATCCTCCACCGCGTCTGCAGGTTCGAcaccctcgccggcgtcgccatcAAGTACGGCGTCGAG GTGGCGGATGTGAAGCGGGTGAACGGCCTCACCACCGACCTCCAGATGTTCGCCCACAAGACGCTGCGGATTCCGCTCCCCGGTAGGCAcccacccgccgccaccgccacagccaccgccaccgccaccacgccatcccatcctcctccctcctcttcccctgCCGCCACCCATCGTCCCAG AGAATGGGCTACGCGGCGCCCTCCGAAAAATTCTGCCTTGGATCCACTCCTGAAACCACCGCGGAGCACAGTTGCACCATCCATGGACCTCTTGCAGAACTACTATGGCCTTGCTCGACCTCCAAAGGGGGACCCAGAAAATGAAGGCACTGAAATGGCGACATACAGTATAG GTCAGCATACGAAAGCTAGAAGCTTATCAACGGGCTTTTCTCTTGTAAATGGTGAGGTTGACGATGCTGAAAAGCCAATAAGACGCCGCCAGAAATCTGATGCTGAGTTCTCAACAAGGGAGGGCAACAGTGGTGGTGTACTGATGAAGGCCGGCCCGGGCTTGGCGCTGAGGCCAAAATCTGGCAGTCGACCGGAAATAAACAACAGCCAGCAAGATCTTGTAGCAACCGCAGTGCCTTCATATGGTGATGGATTGCAAGCTGTGAGGAAGTCATCAAGCACCCCAGAATTCCAAGATTCAGACAACAGCATTGCATCTGTGTGGCTTAAGAGCAAGTGGAACTTAAAACCAGATGCATTCACCCTCCCTCTCCCAATCCTGCTTCTCGACAGCATTCCAAAGCCTATTTTCGACACCTTTCCGAAGCAAATTGCTGCTTGGAGAAACAAGGCTGCCAGGGATTAG
- the LOC127765067 gene encoding DNA (cytosine-5)-methyltransferase DRM2, protein MVAGAPVGFVYTSRRREARRQRRVVAIAIAFLLLLLRRRAPRAIGGGRPRPRARERGARDYRTSRFAELSRMVDWASDSDNDKFEWDTDGEAETSSAPALRNIDAPGPSTRLPQDANGKANGSGALVAEFMGMGFPKEMILKAIKEIGDTDTEQLLELLLTYQAIGGDASVGNCSASACAPQTLEVDEEEDDTNWDEYDTAGNCDRTPHSDGSGDEDFFQEMSEKDEKMKSLVNMGFPEDEAKMAIDRCGLDAPVAVLVDSIYASQEAGNGYSANLSDYEDTEFSSFGGRKKTRFVDGSKKRKRYGSGPSGNQVPFDGSHEEPMPLPNPMVGFSLPNERLRSVHRNLPDQALGPPFFYYENVALAPKGVWTTISRFLYDIQPEFVDSKYFCAAARKRGYIHNLPIENRSPVLPMPPKTISEAFPNTKRWWPSWDPRRQFNCLQTCMASAKLTERIRCALGRFSDVPTPQVQKYVLDECRKWNLVWVGKNKVAPLEPDEMEFLLGYPRNHTRGVSRTERYRALGNSFQVDTVAYHLSVLRDLFPNGMNVLSLFSGIGGAEVALHRLGIRMKTVISVEKSEVNRTILKSWWDQTQTGTLIEIADVRHLTTERIETFIRRFGGFDLVIGGSPCNNLAGSNRHHRDGLEGEHSALFYDYIRILEHVKATMSAV, encoded by the exons ATGGTCGCAGGCGCGCCTGTGGGTTTCGTCTACACTAGTCGTCGTCGAGAGGCGCGGAGGCAACGCCGTGtggtcgccatcgccatcgccttcctcctcctcctcctccgccgccgcgcgcccaggGCCATCGGCGGCGGACGCCCTCGCCCACGCGCGCGAGAGAGGGGGGCGAGAGATTATCGGACGAGTCGCTTTGCGGAGCTTTCTAGAATGGTG GACTGGGCTTCAGATAGCGACAATGATAAGTTCGAGTGGGACACAGACGGTGAGGCTGAGACCTCATCTGCCCCGGCCCTAAGGAACATAGATGCTCCTGGTCCGTCCACGAGGCTGCCGCAG GATGCAAATGGGAAGGCCAACGGGTCAGGTGCTTTGGTTGCTGAATTTATGGGAATGGGATTCCCAAAAGAAATGATCTTGAAAGCGATTAAGGAGATTG GGGATACAGATACAGAGCAATTGCTTGAGTTACTTCTGACTTATCAG GCAATAGGCGGTGACGCTTCAGTGGGTAACTGCTCTGCTTCGGCCTGTGCCCCCCAGACTCTTGaagtcgacgaggaggaggatgatacTAATTGGGATGAATATGATACTGCTGGCAATTGTGACAGGACTCCTCACTCTGATGGTTCTGGTGACGAG GATTTCTTTCAAGAAATGTCAGAGAAGGATGAAAAAATGAAGTCCTTAGTCAACATGGGTTTTCCTGAAGATGAAGCAAAGATGGCTATCGATAGATGTG GTCTCGATGCGCCTGTAGCAGTGTTGGTTGATTCAATCTATGCATCACAGGAAGCAGGAAATGGTTACTCTGCAAACTTATCTGACTATGAG GATACAGAGTTCAGTTCCTttggaggaagaaagaaaacaagatTTGTGGATGGAAGCAAGAAGAGAAAGCGGTATGGAAGTGGGCCATCTGGGAATCAAGTGCCGTTTGATGGCAGCCACGAAGAGCCCATGCCTCTTCCAAATCCAATGGTGGGATTCAGCTTGCCCAATGAGAGGTTAAGGTCAGTCCACAGAAATCTTCCTGACCAAGCTCTTGGGCCACCATTCTTTTACTATGAAAACGTGGCCCTAGCTCCAAAAGGTGTATGGACAACCATCTCAAGGTTTTTATATGACATTCAGCCTGAGTTTGTGGACTCCAAGTACTTTTGTGCTGCTGCCAGGAAGAGGGGTTATATTCATAACCTGCCGATTGAGAACAGGTCACCTGTTCTCCCAATGCCTCCCAAAACAATATCTGAAGCCTTTCCTAATACCAAGAGGTGGTGGCCTTCCTGGGATCCAAGGAGGCAGTTCAACTGCTTGCAAACTTGTATGGCAAGCGCAAAGCTTACAGAGCGAATTCGTTGTGCTTTGGGTAGATTCAGTGATGTACCAACTCCACAAGTTCAGAAGTATGTCTTGGACGAATGTAGGAAATGGAACCTAGTTTGGGTCGGAAAGAATAAGGTCGCTCCTCTAGAGCCTGATGAGATGGAGTTCCTGTTAGGGTACCCTAGAAACCACACTAGGGGAGTTAGCAGGACGGAGAGGTACAGGGCTCTCGGGAATTCATTCCAAGTTGATACAGTAGCATACCATCTCTCTGTGCTGAGGGACCTGTTTCCCAATGGAATGAATGTCTTATCCCTGTTTTCTGGTATTGGAGGAGCAGAGGTAGCTCTCCACAGACTGGGGATACGTATGAAAACAGTGATCTCTGTTGAGAAATCAGAAGTGAACAGAACGATTCTGAAGAGCTGGTGGGATCAGACACAAACTGGAACGCTGATTGAAATCGCCGACGTGCGGCATCTTACTACTGAAAGAATTGAAACATTCATCAGAAGGTTTGGCGGTTTTGACCTGGTGATTGGTGGCAGCCCGTGCAACAACCTTGCTGGCAGCAACCGCCATCACCGAGATGGTCTGGAGGGCGAGCACTCCGCGCTCTTCTACGATTACATTAGAATATTAGAACATGTAAAGGCTACCATGTCAGCAGTCTAG
- the LOC127768747 gene encoding kinase-interacting family protein-like: MDMETEKQQQQTRCPPWLQAAIADIEQRVRALAVSVPEDAAATATDHSFAERAENYYHKRPQLLALLTDLHHRYLYLADRYSQSLLAANKPFHAAASSSDCGSSDVDDRSSDAGSSLSFQPPPATSSSVRDAVDAELVVAELVAAWIDREILADEAERRKAESARKIELQGSLVEVLESERLVLLGENARVGFRASAAEEEAAAAAAELGYMRRRAAEMARLVVKLREDHRVCMLGRKIEALQSQVYGLELRNRECYEAMAAWEAERKVGLAEIERLRADNKRLAAEAAMAAAARRKRKGGNGSGWLWWARVRMAAEWTPCAPAVRKVGEQIKHGGGRKDVKYNAGGCFCL; the protein is encoded by the exons ATGGACATGGAGacggagaagcagcagcagcagacgagGTGCCCGCCTTGGCTCCAGGCGGCCATTGCAG ACATCGAGCAGCGGGTGCGGGCGCTGGCGGTGAGCGTGccggaggacgcggcggcgacggcgacggaccACTCCTTCGCCGAGCGCGCCGAGAACTACTACCACAAGCGGCCGCAGCTGCTGGCGCTGCTCACCGACCTCCACCACCGCTACCTCTACCTCGCCGACCGCTACTCCCAGTCTCTCCTCGCCGCCAACAAGCccttccacgccgccgcctcctcctccgactgCGGCTCCTCCGACGTCGACGACCGTTCCTCCGACGCCGGTAGCTCCCTCTCCTTCCAGCCTCCACCCGCCACCAGCAGCAGTGTTCGTGATGCCGTTGACGCTgagctggtggtggcggagctggTGGCCGCTTGGATTGATCGGGAGATTCTCGCCGacgaggcggagcggcggaaGGCGGAGTCGGCGAGGAAGATCGAGCTGCAGGGGAGCCTCGTGGAGGTGCTGGAGTCGGAGAGGCTGGTGCTGCTCGGGGAGAACGCGCGGGTCGGGTTCCGCGCGtcggcggccgaggaggaggcggcggccgcggcggccgagcTGGGTTAcatgcggcggcgcgcggcggagatggcgcggTTGGTGGTGAAGCTCCGGGAGGACCACCGGGTGTGCATGCTGGGGCGCAAGATCGAGGCGCTGCAGTCGCAGGTCTACGGGCTGGAGCTGCGGAACCGGGAGTGCTACGAGGCCAtggcggcgtgggaggcggAGAGGAAGGTGGGCCTCGCCGAGATCGAGCGGCTGCGCGCGGACAACAAGCGGCTGGCCGCGgaggccgccatggccgccgcggcgaggcggaagCGGAAGGGCGGGAACGGAAGCGGGTGGCTGTGGTGGGCGCGGGTGCGGATGGCGGCGGAGTGGACGCCGTGCGCGCCGGCGGTGAGGAAGGTCGGTGAGCAGATcaagcacggcggcggccggaaggACGTCAAGTACAACGCCGGCGGCTGCTTCTGCCTCTAG
- the LOC127768284 gene encoding THO complex subunit 1, protein MAEPTPPPSNAGLRILLSKDRPPASSSSAFAAATSAAVSSHTDRDRIIGVFRDALSRTESPEAFALQAVQDAIKPQKQTVLVLEENQSLENALRKLLQELASSAVQSGKRIMQYGDNEENNCPITRLLDIVLYLCERGHVEGGMVFQLLEDLTEMSTIKDCKDVFGYIESKQDVLGKQELFGRGKLVMLRTCNQLLRRLSKANDVVFCGRIIMFLAHFFPLSERSALNIKGVFNTSNETKYEKDATDGISVDFNFYNTLWSLQEHFSNPALTAANLTKWQKFVSNLTVVLSTFEAQPLSDDDGKLNNLDQEEDAAFNIKYLTSSKLMGLELKDPSFRRHILVQCLIFFDFLKAPGKTDKEGPTGSMKEEIDSCEERVKKLLEIIPPKGKEFLQSIEHILEREKNWVWWKRDGCLAFEKQPFEKKPGQAGVRKRKPRWRLGNKELAQLWKWAEQNPNALTDSERICMPSVTEYWKPLAEDMDPSAGIEDEYHHKNNRVYCWKGLRFSARQDLEGFSRFCDYGIEGVVPQELLPPEVRSKFYSKPGDKAKRPKREDPKGTSAQPKEQQVVSATPETDGGGSGAEPEEGAVPMDSDNAAIDEGRKQSPEEVSGPESGQCEAEADGEDNMKNEASKDGPSA, encoded by the exons ATGGCGgagcccacgccgccgccgtcgaacgcCGGGCTCCGCATCCTCCTCAGCAAGGACCGGCCAccggcctcctcttcctccgcgttcgccgccgctacctccgccgccgtctccagccACACCGACCGCGACCGCATCATC GGAGTGTTCCGGGATGCGCTGTCTAGGACTGAATCCCCTGAAGCTTTTGCCCTTCAGGCCGTTCAGGATGCGATTAAACCTCAG AAGCAAACTGTGCTCGTTCTGGAGGAGAACCAATCCTTAGAAAATGCTCTACGCAAATTGCTGCAGGAACTTGCA TCATCTGCAGTTCAATCTGGTAAAAGAATAATGCAATATGGGGATAATGAAGAAAATAATTGCCCGATAACACGTCTTCTTG aTATCGTGCTTTACCTTTGTGAAAGAGGGCATGTTGAGGGAGGTATGGTATTCCAGCTGTTAGAAGATCTGACAGAAATGTCAACTATCAAAGACTGCAAAGATGTATTTGGATATATTGAGAGCAAACAAGATGTCTtggggaag CAAGAGCTTTTCGGGCGTGGCAAGCTTGTTATGCTAAGAACTTGCAACCAACTACTTCGAAGATTATCAAAG GCAAATGATGTGGTATTCTGCGGACGTATTATCATGTTTCTAGCACATTTCTTCCCATTATCGGAACGTTCAG cTCTCAATATCAAGGGGGTTTTTAACACATCAAATGAAACAAAGTACGAGAAAGACGCTACAGATG gaaTTTCTGTGGATTTCAACTTCTACAATACCCTATGGAGTCTGCAG GAGCATTTTAGTAACCCTGCTTTAACTGCTGCAAATCTgacaaaatggcaaaagtttgtGTCCAATTTAACG GTTGTGCTAAGCACATTTGAAGCTCAGCCTCTCAGTGACGATGATGGAAAACTTAACAATCTTGACCAAGAGGAAGATGCTGCTTTCAATATTAAGTACCTGACAAGTAGTAAATTGATGGGTTTGGAG TTGAAGGACCCAAGTTTTCGACGCCACATCCTTGTCCAGTGCCTCATATTCTTCGACTTTCTCAAGGCACCTGGAAAGACTGACAAAGAAGGTCCAACTGGGAGCATG AAAGAGGAAATCGATTCCTGTGAAGAGCGTGTTAAGAAACTTCTGGAGATAATTCCACCAAAAGGGAAGGAATTCCTACAAAGCATCGAGCATATTCTTGAGCGGGAGAAAAATTGG GTATGGTGGAAACGAGATGGGTGTCTAGCGTTTGAAAAACAACCTTTTGAAAAGAAACCAGGCCAAGCTGGAGTCAGAAAACG TAAGCCAAGGTGGAGATTGGGAAACAAAGAACTTGCCCAACTGTGGAAATGGGCTGAACAAAACCCT AATGCTCTGACTGATTCTGAACGTATTTGCATGCCATCAGTAACAGAATATTGGAAACCACTTGCAGAAGAT ATGGATCCATCTGCTGGTATTGAGGATGAATATCACCACAAGAATAATCGT GTGTATTGCTGGAAAGGGTTACGATTTTCAGCCAGGCAGGATTTGGAAGGTTTTTCTCGG TTTTGTGATTACGGTATTGAAGGAGTTGTACCTCAAGAACTGTTGCCACCTGAAGTCCGTTCCAAGTTTTATTCGAAGCCTGGTGACAAGGCTAAACGACCTAAGAGGGAAGACCCAAAAGGCACTTCAGCTCAACCCAAGGAACAACAG GTTGTTTCAGCCACACCGGAGaccgacggtggcggcagcggggcTGAACCAGAAGAAGGTGCTGTGCCAATGGATTCTGATAATGCCGCGATCGATGAAGGCCGGAAGCAGAGCCCAGAGGAGGTGTCTGGACCTGAAAGCGGGCAGTGCGAGGCTGAAGCCGATGGCGAAGATAACATGAAAAATGAGGCTAGTAAAGACGGTCCATCCGCATAG
- the LOC127765069 gene encoding uncharacterized protein LOC127765069 gives MLMPASAQIPHHTIRPVASYLVLHRRRRHKSDRRFRLQGPTRRVVFCTRSVLGSSNGAPSGGLVKKRKIVEHIILLRAKPNISDAEEKDMLDYLYTSQYQMRGILAVSLGRIEDPNTENFTHAVLMRFQQKDDIAKFHSSPYYYKILDEHVKPVSYGSVSVDFESEVEDDIIPLFRRGEDFNYGVEFMLLISFLESASGDSVEDALASLQRFISQCSSFIVQATLGCCLNHMDSGYSHAAVIRFPSFDDFKIFREGMEYKDMWASTFQPIVEKSLELHFTVDPVGNQLM, from the exons atgttgaTGCCAGCTTCTGCTCAGATCCCTCATCACACAATACGTCCTGTTGCAAGTTACTTAGTTCTGCATCGACGGCGCCGGCACAAGTCTGACCGGC GTTTTAGATTGCAGGGTCCTACGAGGAGGGTGGTCTTTTGCACTCGCAGTGTGCTAGGTTCCAGCAATGGCGCGCCATCTGGTGGCCTTGTCAAGAAAAG AAAGATTGTGGAGCACATCATTCTGCTTAGAGCCAAGCCAAATATCTCGGACGCTGAAGAAAAGGACATGCTAGATTACTTGTATACTTCTCAGTATCAGATGAGAGGGATTCTAGCTGTGTCATTAG GGCGCATAGAGGATCCCAACACAGAGAACTTTACGCATGCTGTTTTGATGCGTTTTCAGCAGAAAGACGACATTGCAAAGTTCCACAGTAGTCCCTACTACTACAAAATTCTCGATGAGCACGTAAAACCCGTTTCATAT GGCTCGGTTTCTGTAGATTTTGAATCTGAAGTTGAAGATGACATTATCCCTCTCTTCCGTCGGGGAGAG GATTTTAACTATGGAGTGGAGTTCATGCTACTGATATCTTTCTTGGAAAGTGCATCTGGAGATTCAGTGGAGGATGCATTAGCTTCTCTTCAGAGGTTCATCAGTCAATGCAGTTCTTTCATTGTTCAGGCAACCTTAG GCTGCTGTCTGAATCATATGGACAGTGGTTACAGTCATGCTGCAGTTATCCGTTTTCCGTCAT TTGATGACTTCAAGATATTCAGGGAGGGGATGGAATACAAGGAT ATGTGGGCATCAACATTTCAACCGATTGTGGAGAAATCTCTTGAGCTACACTTCACAGTTGATCCCGTGGGTAACCAGCTGATGTAG
- the LOC127765700 gene encoding uncharacterized protein LOC127765700 has translation MAAAAARLLLLAVVAAVFLLSPAAAGRPCGHAQTLLISFSSVSRPNPDPNNPTPLTTTVVTVLRVRRLGPHHPLQIPRPDPLPAASDAASSVQERAKDILVVVSGLLFGFGCGALTAATMYLVWSLLASTCAPSYDEVYGEDDDDELSDSESPKKAGYVIIHDAEQYVGGKN, from the coding sequence atggccgccgccgccgcccgcctcctcctcctcgccgtcgtcgccgcggtgttcctcctctcccccgcggcagCCGGGCGCCCCTGCGGCCACGCCCAGACGCTCctcatctccttctcctccgtcTCCAGGCCCAACCCCGACCCCAACAACCCCACCCCCctcaccaccaccgtcgtcaccgtcctccgcgtccgccgcctcggccCCCACCATCCCCTCCAGATCCCCCGCCCCgatcccctccccgccgcctccgacgccgccTCGTCCGTCCAGGAGCGCGCCAAGgacatcctcgtcgtcgtctccggcctcCTCTTCGGCTTCGGCTGCGGCGCCCTCACCGCCGCGACCATGTACCTCGTCTGGTCCCTCCTCGCCTCCACCTGCGCTCCCTCCTACGACGAGGTCTAcggtgaagacgacgacgacgagctgtcCGACTCCGAGAGCCCCAAGAAGGCCGGATACGTCATCATCCACGACGCCGAACAGTACGTCGGCGGTAAGAACTAG